One genomic window of Deltaproteobacteria bacterium includes the following:
- a CDS encoding multicopper oxidase domain-containing protein: MLSSRNTAIIILAALVLFCQLPARAATVEYELTIARQQMNITGRPVPAMTINGSIPGPTLRFKEGDFARIIVHNEMNVETSIHWHGLLVPPDMDGVPYVSFPPISPHTTFTYEFPIRQSGTYWYHSHTDLQEQSGVYGSIVIEPRQHHLNFDSEHVVLLSDWTDENPHEVNRTLKRGSEWYAVEKGSAQSIIGAVRLGMLGDYFKRELLRMPPMDMADVAYDRFLVNGSPQSTLPAGPYETVLLRIINGSATTYFFVEFAGGPMTIVAADGLDVEPVKENRFLICVAETYDVLVQVPASGAYEFRATAHDGSGYASIWIGSGKHHAAADVPRPNLYHTMGDLSLRKIFSLTPSAAMGMSDADVQAGKFDLPGMMGGGQLNMGNMPGMQSMDHGAEPARMTMEGMEQPSRVETTGTSGAAMELTEGMQQSSRSMPLSDQNARIGKKFGSDFSLLAADVSSSRNLAVDGMDPSRPWPPYAKLRSKEPTAFSKGKTVREIRLTLEGDMERYVWFINNRALSESDSIRIRKGEVARFILINRTMMHHPMHLHGHFFRVINGQGAYAPLKHTVNVAPMSTTVIEFNANEFGDWFFHCHLLYHMKSGMARVVHYEDFVLDPQLAAVRPKLYKDSWYFWGQADALSNMTEGFLMLANTRNILTAEWEVGWQDVSPSEWEGIFTYDRYFNRFFTILAGADMLGSGNDIDNTRPVIGLRYLLPLNVESRFWVDAEGGARLNLGKSLDLTPRLSLYGEAQYDSHDKWEGRTRLAYLLRKNISIIGQWHSEYGIGAGVQIRF, translated from the coding sequence ATGCTCAGCTCCAGAAACACCGCAATTATAATCCTGGCTGCCCTTGTTCTTTTTTGCCAGCTCCCGGCTCGAGCGGCAACTGTCGAATATGAACTTACCATAGCCCGGCAACAGATGAACATTACCGGCAGGCCTGTGCCGGCTATGACAATAAACGGCAGCATTCCCGGACCCACCCTGAGGTTCAAAGAGGGGGACTTCGCCCGCATCATCGTCCATAACGAGATGAACGTGGAGACCTCCATCCACTGGCATGGTCTGCTCGTGCCCCCCGACATGGATGGCGTTCCCTACGTCAGTTTCCCGCCCATCAGTCCCCACACGACATTTACCTATGAATTTCCCATCCGCCAGAGCGGCACCTACTGGTATCACTCTCATACGGACCTCCAGGAACAGAGCGGGGTTTACGGTTCTATTGTCATTGAGCCGCGCCAGCATCACTTGAACTTTGACAGCGAGCATGTAGTGCTGCTATCGGATTGGACCGACGAGAACCCGCACGAGGTGAATCGGACACTCAAGCGCGGCAGTGAGTGGTATGCAGTCGAAAAAGGCAGCGCCCAGAGTATTATCGGCGCTGTCCGCCTCGGCATGCTCGGCGACTACTTCAAACGAGAACTCCTGCGAATGCCGCCCATGGACATGGCGGATGTAGCTTATGACCGCTTTTTGGTCAACGGCAGTCCCCAATCCACGCTCCCTGCAGGCCCATATGAGACTGTGCTGCTGCGCATCATCAATGGCTCTGCCACTACCTATTTTTTCGTGGAATTTGCTGGCGGCCCGATGACCATCGTCGCTGCCGACGGTCTGGACGTTGAGCCGGTCAAAGAAAATCGTTTTCTCATTTGCGTCGCTGAGACCTACGATGTACTCGTCCAGGTGCCTGCCTCGGGTGCTTACGAATTCCGTGCCACGGCCCACGACGGCTCTGGCTACGCTTCCATATGGATCGGTTCCGGCAAGCACCATGCGGCTGCTGATGTACCCAGGCCTAACCTCTATCACACTATGGGCGATCTCAGTTTGAGAAAAATTTTCTCCCTCACACCTTCTGCAGCTATGGGTATGTCCGATGCCGATGTCCAGGCTGGCAAGTTCGACTTGCCCGGCATGATGGGTGGGGGGCAGTTGAATATGGGCAACATGCCCGGCATGCAAAGCATGGACCATGGCGCAGAACCGGCAAGAATGACAATGGAAGGGATGGAACAGCCTTCCAGGGTAGAAACGACGGGCACCTCAGGCGCTGCAATGGAACTCACAGAAGGAATGCAGCAGAGCAGCCGCTCCATGCCTCTGTCCGATCAGAATGCCAGGATCGGCAAGAAATTCGGCAGCGATTTTAGCCTGCTCGCTGCTGACGTCTCTTCATCCAGAAATCTTGCAGTCGATGGCATGGATCCGAGCCGCCCATGGCCACCTTATGCCAAACTCCGCTCTAAAGAGCCTACCGCCTTTTCTAAAGGCAAAACCGTTCGGGAAATCCGCCTCACTCTCGAGGGAGACATGGAGCGCTACGTCTGGTTTATCAACAACAGGGCGCTATCGGAAAGCGACTCGATCCGCATTCGCAAAGGTGAAGTGGCCCGCTTCATTCTTATCAACCGAACCATGATGCACCACCCCATGCATCTGCACGGTCACTTCTTCCGAGTCATAAACGGTCAGGGCGCCTACGCTCCGCTCAAACACACCGTCAACGTCGCTCCCATGTCCACAACTGTCATAGAATTCAACGCCAACGAATTCGGCGACTGGTTCTTTCACTGTCACCTTCTCTACCATATGAAAAGCGGCATGGCCCGGGTCGTCCATTACGAGGATTTTGTATTGGATCCCCAGCTTGCCGCAGTAAGGCCCAAGCTCTATAAAGATTCATGGTATTTCTGGGGGCAAGCCGACGCCCTGAGCAATATGACGGAGGGCTTCTTGATGCTTGCCAACACGCGCAACATCCTGACTGCGGAGTGGGAAGTAGGCTGGCAAGATGTGAGCCCCAGCGAATGGGAAGGAATCTTTACCTATGACCGTTACTTCAATCGCTTTTTCACCATCCTGGCCGGGGCAGACATGCTTGGCTCTGGCAACGACATCGATAATACCCGGCCCGTAATAGGGCTCAGGTACCTGCTGCCCCTCAATGTGGAGTCTCGCTTCTGGGTTGATGCAGAGGGGGGTGCCCGGCTCAACCTGGGCAAATCTCTTGATCTTACTCCTCGACTCTCACTTTACGGAGAAGCACAGTATGACAGCCACGATAAGTGGGAGGGTAGAACAAGGCTGGCCTACCTGCTGCGCAAAAATATCTCGATTATTGGTCAATGGCACTCCGAATACGGTATTGGCGCCGGTGTGCAGATTCGCTTCTGA